In Vitis vinifera cultivar Pinot Noir 40024 chromosome 17, ASM3070453v1, one genomic interval encodes:
- the LOC100261232 gene encoding thaumatin-like protein yields MGMLLRSLLLSLVCTCIAGEVSATTISLYNKCSHPVWPGIQPGAGKPILARGGFKLPPNKAYSLHIPAAWSGRIWGRHGCSFDAHGRGRCATGDCGGSLFCNGMGGTPPATLAEITLGSEQDFYDVSLVDGYNLAISITPFKGSGKCSYAGCVSDLNTMCPVGLQVRSHDNRRVVACKSACSAFNSPRYCCTGSFGSPQSCKPTAYSKIFKAACPRAYSYAYDDPTSIATCTGGNYLVTFCPHH; encoded by the exons ATGGGGATGCTGCTCAGGTCCCTGCTTCTCAGTCTCGTCTGCACCTGCATTGCgg GTGAAGTATCGGCCACAACAATTTCACTATACAACAAATGCTCACATCCAGTGTGGCCAGGCATACAACCAGGCGCAGGCAAGCCCATCCTTGCCCGTGGAGGCTTCAAGCTCCCACCCAACAAGGCCTACTCCCTCCACATCCCAGCGGCCTGGTCCGGCCGCATCTGGGGCCGTCACGGATGCTCCTTCGACGCCCACGGCCGGGGCCGCTGCGCTACCGGCGACTGCGGCGGCTCCCTTTTCTGCAACGGCATGGGCGGCACACCTCCGGCCACCCTCGCCGAGATCACCCTGGGTTCGGAGCAAGATTTCTACGACGTGAGCCTCGTCGACGGTTACAACCTGGCCATCTCCATCACCCCCTTCAAAGGGTCAGGCAAGTGTAGCTACGCGGGATGTGTGAGCGACCTCAACACCATGTGTCCGGTGGGTCTCCAGGTGAGATCCCACGACAACAGGCGGGTGGTGGCCTGCAAGAGCGCATGCTCTGCCTTCAACTCGCCCCGCTACTGCTGCACTGGAAGCTTTGGGAGTCCGCAGTCCTGCAAGCCCACCGCCTACTCCAAGATCTTCAAAGCCGCATGTCCAAGAGCTTATTCCTATGCTTATGATGATCCAACTAGCATTGCCACTTGCACTGGTGGCAACTATTTGGTCACTTTCTGCCCTCACCACTAG
- the LOC109124301 gene encoding uncharacterized protein LOC109124301, protein MPPRRAASSQNSQTNDDVPPVEGLPPVSAEGIYRYLGTLAGLVERQARAVGTNVQGQSSSSRGSSFDDFKKLGPPYFSGATDPTEAEAWILKMEKFFGVIDCSEEQKASYAAFMLDKEADHWWRMTRRLLEDQGPITWRQFREAFYKKYFPDSVRRQKGGEFIRLEQGDMTVAQYEAKFTELSRFSPQLIATEEEKALKFQDGLKPYLKNKISILKLGVYSEVVDRALIAEKDNEELHQYREQQRK, encoded by the coding sequence ATGCCACCAAGAAGAGCAGCTTCTTCACAAAACAGTCAGACTAATGACGATGTACCTCCAGTTGAGGGTTTGCCTCCTGTGAGTGCAGAAGGGATCTATAGGTATCTTGGGACACTAGCTGGTTTAGTTGAACGCCAAGCTCGAGCTGTTGGGACTAATGTTCAGGGACAGTCTTCATCTTCTAGGGGTAGCTCTTTTGATGACTTCAAGAAATTGGGTCCTCCTTActtttctggtgctacagatcccacagaggcagaggcttggatccttaagatggagaaattctttggtgtcatagattgctctgaggagcaaaaagcctcttatgcagcttttatgttagataaagaggCAGATCATTGGTGGCGTATGACTAGGAGACTTTTGGAGGATCAGGGACCCATAACATGGAGACAATTTAGGGAGGCTTTCTACAAGAAGTATTTCCCTGACAGTGTTAGGCGGCAGAAGGGGGGAGAGTTTATTCGTTTGGAACAAGGGGATATGACTGTGGCTCAGTATGAGGCCAAATTTACAGAGTTATCACGTTTTTCCCCACAGTTGATTGCTACAGAGGAGGAAAAggcattaaagtttcaggatggattgaagccttatttgaagaacaagatatctaTTCTGAAGCTTGGTGTCTATTCAGAGGTTGTTGATAGAGCCCTTATAGCAGAGAAAGATAATGAGGAGCTTCATCAGTATAGAGAACAGCAAAGGAAGTGA
- the LOC100250993 gene encoding WUSCHEL-related homeobox 1 encodes MWMMGYNDGGELNMPDSFNGRKLRPLIPRPATSTSGTATTTSSCLSRIHGTDLFGLNHHLEQSNIREFNTTPVIVSSRWNPTPEQLRTLEELYRRGTRTPSAEQIQHITAQLRRYGKIEGKNVFYWFQNHKARERQKRRRQLEPDEQNRDVESTERKESGGSRTGFEEQTKNWALSTNCSILAEESLSIQRAAKATAAAAECRTDGWIQFDEGELQHRRSLVERNAIWQMMQLSCPSPTTHLINTTTTTRTKEAAAVRRMDPKFIKTRDLNIFIAPYRSEGHNHLAGVGADHSNEEEGGESQTLQLFPLRSGDGNENINEKEGEISVAAMNTNLTPHQFFEFLPLKN; translated from the exons ATGTGGATGATGGGTTACAATGATGGGGGAGAGCTGAATATGCCTGATTCATTCAATGGCAGGAAGCTTCGGCCTCTGATTCCAAGACCAGCTACTTCTACCAGCGGCACTGCAACTACCACGTCTTCTTGTTTAAGCCGCATCCATGGGACTGATCTTTTTGGACTGAATCACCATCTGG AGCAAAGCAACATTAGAGAGTTCAATACAACTCCAGTCATAGTGAGCTCACGTTGGAATCCAACCCCGGAGCAGCTAAGGACCCTAGAAGAATTATATCGGCGCGGGACTCGAACGCCTTCGGCTGAGCAAATTCAGCATATCACCGCACAGCTCCGCCGATACGGCAAGATTGAAGGCAAGAATGTGTTTTACTGGTTTCAGAACCACAAGGCAAGGGAACGGCAGAAGCGGCGCCGACAACTTGAACCAGATGAGCAGAATCGCGATGTTGAAAGCACAGAGAGGAAGGAATCAG GAGGAAGTAGGACAGGTTTTGAAGAACAGACCAAGAACTGGGCACTCTCTACAAACTGCAGTATACTTGCAGAG GAATCTCTTTCAATACAAAGGGCAGCAAAAGCAACAGCTGCAGCAGCAGAATGTAGAACAGATGGATGGATCCAATTCGATGAAGGGGAATTACAGCATAGAAGAAGCTTGGTAGAAAGAAATGCCATTTGGCagatgatgcagttgtcttgtCCTTCTCCCACCACCCACCTCATAAACACGACTACTACTACAAGAACCAAAGAAGCTGCAGCAGTTAGAAGAATGGACCCAAAGTTCATAAAGACTCGAGATCTGAACATCTTTATAGCTCCCTACAGATCAGAAGGTCATAATCACTTGGCCGGTGTCGGCGCCGATCACTCCAATGAAGAAGAGGGTGGAGAATCCCAAACCCTTCAGCTGTTCCCCCTCCGGAGCGGCGATGGCAATGAAAACATTAATGAAAAAGAGGGCGAGATATCAGTTGCTGCCATGAATACCAACCTCACTCCTCACCAGTTTTTTGAGTTCCTTCCACTGAAGAATTAA
- the LOC100264572 gene encoding calcium-binding allergen Ole e 8 produces the protein MTSNSISESTKPNIYPQDKDELQKVFNRFDANGDGKISSSELANVLRALGSESSPEEMSRVMKEIDTDDDGCINLEEFAQFCKSGSNADAGELRDAFQLYDGDKNGLISAVELHQVLKQLGEKCSVQDCQKMIGSFDSDGDGNISFDEFKEMMTKSSPKQRQQ, from the coding sequence ATGACGAGCAATTCTATTTCTGAATCCACCAAGCCCAATATCTATCCTCAGGATAAGGATGAATTGCAGAAGGTCTTCAACCGCTTCGACGCCAACGGCGACGGCAAGATCTCCAGCTCCGAGCTCGCCAACGTGCTGCGGGCCCTCGGATCTGAGTCGTCGCCCGAGGAGATGAGCCGTGTGATGAAGGAGATCGACACCGATGACGACGGCTGCATAAACCTGGAGGAGTTCGCCCAGTTCTGCAAGTCGGGGAGCAACGCCGACGCCGGAGAGCTGCGTGATGCGTTTCAGTTGTACGATGGGGATAAGAACGGGTTGATCTCGGCGGTAGAGCTCCACCAGGTGTTGAAGCAGTTGGGGGAGAAGTGCTCGGTGCAGGACTGTCAGAAGATGATCGGATCTTTTGACTCCGACGGGGACGGCAATATTAGCTTTGACGAGTTCAAGGAGATGATGACCAAATCCAGCCCTAAACAGCGTCAACAGTGA